The Candidatus Denitrolinea symbiosum DNA window AGGAGATACTAAAAATAATGATGTCCAATTACATTAACCATATTCGTTGGTTTATCAAACGCCCTGAACTTTATCCCGAATTATTTAGGACAATAAAAAAAAGGATTTTGGGTTACCCGTTACATCTGAACGAATCGGAAAAAGCGCAGGAATGGTGTGAGGATCGAGCAATAAATGTCTGGGAATCTTTAGGAAAGATTTCAGGAAGATCGTCGGTTCCTAATCAAAAAGTTAGAGATATATTTCCTAAAGAATTTTATTATGCTGAAGAAATGGTTAAAAAGTGTCCTGTTACCTTGGGCGGAGCAGGCAGTTTAGATTTGCTGTATTGGATTTCCGAATTTACTAAGGCGCAGAATGTAATTGAAACAGGAGTTGCTTATGGCTGGTCATCTCTTGTTTTTCTTCTTTCGCTTTCTCAGCGAGATGGCGCATTTTTAATAAGCACCGATATGCCTTATTACGAACCAGAGTGGGTTGAAAAGAATCTGAAGAATGATTTGTTTGTGGGGTGTGTCGTTCCGCCAGAATATAATGAAAAATGGTTGATTATTCGCCAAGCTGATCGCGAAGCTCTTCCAAAAGCTATTAAACGCTTTGGTAGTATTGATCTGTGCCATTATGATAGCGATAAAACCTATGAAGGTAGGATCTGGGCTTATCAGAGGTTATGGAAGGCATTACGTCTTGGTGGATACCTAATATCGGACGATATTAGTGATAATTTGGCGTTTCGTGATTTTGGTCAGATTGTTGGCGCTAATTCTTTGGTTGTTAAGATGTCTATGGATGCCAATAATTTTTCACCCGCCAAAGCCAAGTATATTGGTATTGTGCGAAAAGAGTAACTTGAAATGGTGAAAATTATTAATGACAACAAGTCATCCCAATATTTTCTCTTCACGCGCCTCAAACTGAATCTATGAATGTGCAAGCCATTCCCATTGCCATAATTGCGGGTCAGCTTGTCGTGGGAGGGGCAGAACGACAACTCTACCTGTGGTTATCCCATCTGGATCGTGAAAAATTTCAACCAATTGTTTTAACCCTTCATCCGGGTTTTGGGGATTATTGGGAAAAGCCCATTGAGGCATTAGATATTCCATTGTTTCACATTCCTCACCGAAGAAACCCGATTGCTCGTTTATCCCACATTGTTAGAAACCTTCAAATATGCAAACCGCAACTGGTCCATGGTTGGCACCTATTTGCCAGCCCATATGCCGGAGCAGCCGCGAAATTTCTAGGCGCAAAGAGCCTCGGAGGACATCGTGGTAGCTTTCGAGTCTTTCATGATAGTCCTGTAATAGCCCAGTTAACTCTTTATCTAGTAGATGCATTATTAGTAAACTCATACTCTGCAGCTAAGAAAATTCGGGTGTTTTCAAGATTTAGATCTAGTCAAATCTATACGGTGCAAAATGCCATAGAAGACCAAATTAATGATCGCTTACTTCAACGGGAAAATTTGAGTCGAAGCTATGGCCTTCCTCAAGAGGATTTGTGGATTGGTTCTTTAGGTCGCCTCGATTCCAAAAAACGCTTTGATTTGCTCCTGAGAGTGATTGCAGTATTACGGGAAGATGTAAAGGGTTTTCACTTTCTTTTGATTGGTGATGGCCCAGAACGGTTGCGCCTTGAAAAACTGGCAATGATTTTAGGAATTGCTGATTGTGTCACTTTTACTGGGGAGATTACAGGGGCGAGCGTCTTGTTAAGCGCCCTAGATGTTTTTTGTTTTACATCTTTGGACGAGGGCCTGCCAAATGCCGTTATGGAGGCGGCGATGGCTGGAGTTCCAATTGTCTCTTGGCGTATGCCCTTTATAGAAGAACTTTTGATAAATGGTAAAGGAGCTTTGTTGGCGGAACCTGGCGACTCCTTATCTTTTACGAAACATTTGCTCAACTTGATTAATTCTCCCGAATTACGGATCAGAATGGGGCAAGATGGACGTGCTCAAATGCTTGGGCATTTTAGTTTGGATCGTTATGTTCAACGCATGACAAATGTATACGAAAATCTTTTGGGAGTTAGCCCATTTCTAGATAAGGAAGATGCATGATACTCCTCTATCATGGCGTCATTCCAAATGACAGTCCTGTTGAGAGACTGTGCGTAGGGCAGGCCTTAACCCAGATGGCGTTTGAGCGTCACGTTAAATGGCTGGTTAGTCGTTATCGCATTGTGTCTTTGGAGGAATACTTGGAAGACAAAAGAAAGGAGGCGCCGCGTTACGGCGGACCGATCGCACTCACGTTTGACGATGGCTTTAACAGCACATTTCAGTGCGTCTTTCCTTTCCTCGTTGAGAGTAATCTCCCTGCCGCGATCTTCGTTTCGACAGGCCACTTAGATGGAGGCGAATTACTTTGGTTTAGCTATTTGAAAGCGTTGTGCTTTGAGAATCTCTATCCTGAGGTGCACGTAAACTCACGAATTTTTCCGCTTCGAACATTAAAACAACGGAAGCAATCTTGGGTTAGCCTGTGCGCGCTTGCAAAATCTAGCGGTTCTCTGATTAAATTTTGCAAAAAGATGGCAGAGACGTATCCATTGCCTCTGGAAATACAGGCTCTTTACGGCGGCATGACCAATAAACAAGTTCAACAGGCCGTTGAGAGCGGCATCATCGAATTAGGAGCGCATACCGTCACTCATCCTTATCTTGCTCAAATCTCCGAGGCGGATCAGAAAAGAGAAATTGAAATGAGTCAGTGTGTTTTGGGCGAGCTTTCCGGAAAACCCATTCGTTATTTTGCATATCCGGGCGGCGATTACACTCGCGTTACGGCGAAATTGGTGCAAGCCGCGAGGTTTGACGCCTCTTTTGCTGTGATATCTAATAATATTGCGCCAGACCCCTTTTATGAGATTGAGCGAATCGGGATCTATTCGCCATCTTTGTTAAAACTGAAATTGAAGACCTTGGGAATAACCCATTGGGCGCGACAATTTGGTTTACGTGTGGGATGATTTGATATTTAATAAATCAATGAATAACGGAAATTCCGTTTTGGTAATCGGCAACTTCCTTTCCGTTGAGTTAGGCTCGCGCAGTGTATGTGAAGACTTTGCTGAGCGGCTTGTGCAGGCGGGGTGGACAGTAATAGCAACCTCTCGAAAAACCGGTCGTATTACGCGTCTACTGGATATGTTATGGCCGGTTTTTTCACGAAGGACGTTTTATCAGATCGCCTATGTGGAAGTTTATAGCGGGTTGTCTTTTGTTTGGGCGGAACTGGCTGTGATGCTATTAAATGCTTTGCGTAAACCTCACATTCTCACCCTACATGGCGGTAATTTGCCTGTGTTCGCAGCTCGCAACCCGGGCCGGGTGAGGAACCTTTTAAAGAGCGCTACGGTTGTAACGGCGCCTTCGCCCTATTTACAAAAGGCAATGCAGCCTTATCGCCAGGATATTCTCCTTCTGCCTAACGCGCTCGACATTTCACGCTATTCGTTTCGAGCACGCGTCACGCCTGTGTCGCGCCTGGTATGGCTGCGCGCTTTTCATCATATCTACAATCCCAGCCTTGCCCCGAGAGTGTTGGCTTTGCTGGCAAATGAATTTCCCGATATAAACCTGACGATGTTTGGTCCCGATAAAATGGACGGGAGTTTTGAACTCACCCGAAAAACAGCCCATGATATGGGTGTGCAGGATAAGATGGGTTTTCCGGGAGCCGTGCCTAAAGAGCGGGTTCCGGATGTATTGCAAACCGGCGATATCTTTCTTAACACGACTAATGTTGATAATACGCCCGTCAGTGTGCTGGAGGCAATGGCTTGCGGCCTATGTGTTGTAACTACGAATGTAGGCGGCTTACCCGATTTGCTTGAGGACGGCGTGGATGCGTTGCTCGTTCCGCCTGACGATTCACAAGCCATGGCGAATGCTATCCGGCGCTTACTGACTGAACCCGCTCTCGCAGAAAAACTATCAGTCAATGCGCGTCGTAAGGTTGAAGGTTTTGATTGGTCTGTCATCTTGCCGCAATGGGAGCGGCTTTTTACTGAGCTGATCCAAGATGCCTGACTTGCTATCCATTTATCATCGCTTGCCCTATCCCTTGCGTGATCTTGCCGCTAGTTTGCGAGGCTGTTACCTTGGTTACTGGCGTTATACCGCAAAAACCGAATCTCTAATCAGCGAATATCTTTCAATGGAAAATTGGAGCGATGTGAAACGGCAGGCTTGGGTGGAAGAGAAGATCGCTTTTGTATTGCATCGCGCCGCCACCCAAACGCCATATTATCGAGAACAGTGGGATCGGCGCAGGCGGCAGGGAGATAAGGCTTCCTGGCAATATCTGGAAAATTGGCCGACATTATCAAAGGAAACTCTACGCGCTGCGCCAAAACAATTTATTGCAGATGATTGCGATATTCATAAAATGTATCATGAACACACCAGCGGAACGACCGGAAAATCGCTTGATCTGTGGTGGAGCAGGGAAACGGTGCGTAACTGGTACGCGCTTTTTGAAGCGCGCTGTCGTCGCTGGCATGGGGTTTCGCGCCATGATCGTTGGGCTATCCTGGGAGGACAATTGGTTACGCCGGTTTATCAGCGCCAACCGCCTTTCTGGGTTTGGAATGCCGGATTGAACCAGTTGTATATGTCGTCCTATCATCTTGCTCCAAATTTTATTCCTGCTTATCTGGGCGCTTTACAAAAATACAAAATTGCTTACTTGTGGGGATATACATCTTCTCTGTATGCGCTGGCGGTTCAGGTTTTGCGACAAAACTGCAAAGACTTGCAAATGCAAGTGGTACTTACCAACGCGGAACCGCTTGAATCTTACCAGCGAACGGCAATTGAAGAGGCTTTCAAGTGTCCGGTTCGTGAAACCTATGGCATGGCTGAAATTGTTGCCAGCGCTTCTGAGTGTGAGTACGGAAAAATGCACTTGTGGCCCGAAGTTGGTCATGTGGAAGTGATGCGTGAAAATTCGCCGGTTCCATTGGGCGAAACAGGCGAGTTAATTTGCACTGGTATCTTCAATGTGGACATGCCGCTGATTCGTTATCGAGTCGGCGATGAAGGAAGTTTAAATGCTGTAAGTGGGTGCGCTTGCGGACGCTCTTTACCGTTATTGGGAAAAATTCATGGGCGGGTGGATGATGTGCTTTATACAGCAGATGGCAGGCGTATCGGACGGCTTGACCCGGTTTTCAAAGCGCATTTACCAGTCATTGAAGCCCAGATAATCCAGGAGGAGCTTGATAAACTAACAGTTCGTTTTGTGCCTGCGCCTGAATATCGGCCGAATGATGGCCAGTCTATTATCGAGCGGCTACAGGCGCGTGTTGGCAACGTTCAGGTAAAACTTGAGCCGGTAGATGAAATACCCCGTGAAGCAAATGGAAAATTTAGAGCTGTTGTCTCAAAGATTGCGCCTCCCAATGCAAAATAACCCCTCCGTCTCCCTCATCCTCCCCATCCGCAACGAAGCCGCCTACATCGAGCAGGGACTTCGAGCCATCTTTGCCCAGGACTACCCTCCGGATCGCATGGAAGTCCTTGTCGTTGACGGCATGTCCACCGACGACACCCGCGCAAAGATCGCTTCGCTGGCTGCCTCTGTCCCCGGTCTCCGGCCTTCGGTCACGATTTTGGACAATCCCGGCAGGATCGTCCCGACCGGCATGAACATCGCCCTGCGTCAGGCCAAAGGCGAGATCGTCATCCGCGTGGATGGGCATACTTTGATCGCGCCCGATTATGTGCGCCAGTGTGTTAAGAGTTTACGCCGCACAAACGCCGATAACGTTGGCGGAAGGATGAATGGCGTCGGCGCGAATTATTTTGGCAAGGCTGTGACCCTGGCTACCAGTTCCCTCTTTGGCGTTGGCGGCGGACGTTTTCATCATTCGGAAAAGGAAGAATGGGTGGGTACGGTTTACATGGGCGCCTGGCCTCGCCGTGTTTTCGAGAAGATCGGTTTATTCGACGAGGAATTGGTGCGCGATCAGGACGATGAATTCAATTATCGTCTCAGGGCGGCTGGCGGGAAAATCCTATTAAGTCCCGGCATAAAATCAATCTATACGGTTCGCGGTAGTCCGTCCGCGCTCTGGCGGCAATACTACCAATACGGCTTCTGGAAAGTGCGCGTCCTGCAAAAACATCCGCGCCAAATGAGCCCGCGTCAGTTCGCCCCGCCTGCTTTTGTGTTGACGCTGTTTGGTTCGGCTTCTCTCGCCCTATCTTCAGCCCTCCGTCCGCTGTCGCTTGTCATTCCGCTGCTCTATTTGTTCGCCAACCTGCTCGCCTCGCTGTTGACGGCCGCAAAGCGCGGCTGGAAATACCTCCCCCTTCTCCCGGTCGTCTTTGCCATTCTCCACCTGGCTTACGGACTCGGCTTCCTGGCCGGCCTCCTGAAATTCTGGAATCGCTGGGCTGATAAAATCGGCCAGGCCTCCCAATTCTCCAATGAACCAGCCGGATGACCTCGCCCGCCTCCGCTCTGAATATGCCGACCGCGCCCGGCGCTTCGCGGGCCGCGACGATTACTCCGCCTTCAATCGCGCCAACCTGTTTACCATCCAGTCCCGCCAGCGGGCGGTGGTGGAGGCCCTGCGCCGGCAGGGACTGACCGACCTCTCTCGCCTGCGCGTCCTCGAAATGGGCTGCGGCGGCGGGGGCGTGTTGACGGAGTTCCTCGCCCTCGGGGCGCGTCCCGCCAGCCTGTTTGGCGTAGACCTGCTCTTCGACCGGCTTGCCTCCGCCTGCGAACGCCTGCCCGGCAGCCGCTTCGTCAACGCGGACGGAAGCCGCCTGCCTTTCCCGGCGCGCTCTTTCGACATCCTCCTGCAATTCACCGCCCTTTCCTCCATCTTGGACGCCGACTTGCGGCGCGGCATCTGCCGCGACCTGTTGCGCGTCCTCAAACCCTCCGGCCTGATCCTCTGGTACGACTTCTGGCTCAACCCCACCAACCCGCAGACGCGCGGCATCCGTCCGGCGGAGATCAAACAATTGTTTCCCAACTGCCGCTGCGAATTCCGCAAGATCACCCTCGCCCCTCCCATCGCCCGCAAACTCGCGCCCGTCTCCTGGGGACTGTGTTACCTCCTCGAAAGCCTGAAAATCTTCAACACCCACTACCTCGCCGCCATCCGCCCCCTGCCCCCTGATCGCTGCTCACTGCTCTCTGCTCTCCGCTCTCTGCTCACTGCCTCCTGCCCCTCTACCGCCATCCAGAAAGGGGATACGCCGCATGGAAGACCAACGCAATCTGCCTCGATCGGACGCTCTAAAAACCCTCTCCGCGCTCGGATGGATTTCCGACGCCTCCAAACGCCTGGTCGACGTGCTGGCTTCGGCGCTCGGACTGCTGTTGCTCCTGCCGGTCTTCGGCATCGTCGCCGCCGCCCTTAAGCGGGAGGGGCCTGGCTCGGTGTTCTACGGCGGAAGGCGCGTCGGCCGCTATGGCGTGGAATTCAAGATCCTCAAGTTCCGCACGATGAACGAAGACCCGCGCGGCGCGGCCGGCCCGCGCGTCACCGCCAAAGACGACAAACGGATCACCTCCCTGGGCAGGTGGCTGCGCGACACCAAACTCAACGAACTGCCTCAACTCTGGAACGTCCTGATCGGCGAGATGAGCCTGGTTGGTCCCCGTCCCGAAGACCCTGAGATCGTCGCAACCTGGCCCGAGGAGGCCCGCCGCGAGATCCTTTCCGTCCGCCCGGGCATCACCAGTCCCGCCAGCGTGCTTTACCGCAGCGAAGAAGATCTGCTCTCCGCCGACAACGTCATGGACACCTACCTGCGCGACATCCTGCCCGACAAACTCCGTCTCGACCTGCTCTACGTCCGCCACCGCTCCCTGCTCAAGGACTTCGACATTCTGGCCTGGACGTTCCTGGCCCTCATCCCGCTCCTCAGGCAGAGCCGCATCCCCGAAGGCCGGCTCTTCGCCGGCCCCATCTACCAGATCTTCCGGCGCAACCTCTCCTGGTTTTTCCTGGACCTGGCGGTCAACTTCCTTTCGATCGTTTTGGTCGCGTCGGCCTGGCGCGTTTTCGCGGTCATCAATTGGGGGCTTCTGCCGCTGACCCTCCTGGCGCTCGCGCTCTCGTCCCTGTTCAGCCTCGTCAACTTTGTCCTCGGCCTCGACCGGGTCTACTGGTCGCGCGCCACCGCCGAAGACGGACTGGCGTTCGTCATGTCCAATTTGCTCACGGTCCTCGTCCTGATCCTGGTCAACACCGCCAGGGCGACGCGGAAGTGGCTGCCTCTCCCGCCTCTCCCGAACGGGATGCTGATCTTCAGCGCCGTTGTCGCCCTCTTTGCCAGTCTCTTCCTGCGCTACCGCCTGCGCCTGGTCGCCTCCATCGCCAACCGCTGGCTCGATTGGCGCAAAAGCCGCAGCAACTTTGGCGAACGGGCGCTCATCCTCGGCGCGGGGGAGGGCGGACAGATCGTCCGCTGGCTCTTGACGCGCGGCTCGCTCCGCCAGGCTTTCACCGTCATCGGCATGGTGGACGACGATCCCGCCAAGCAGGGTATGCGCATCGGCGGAAGCAGGGTGCTGGGCGGCGTGAGCGACCTGCCCGACCTCGTCCGGACGCGCGACGTGGGCCTGATCCTGTTCGCCATCACCAACCTCACTCCCGAAGCCCACTACCGCGCCATCCAGATTTGCCGCCGCGCCGGCGCGCGCGTCGTCTTTATGAACGACATCCTCGGAACGGTGCGAAGCCGCCTGGCCCAGCCGCTGGACCTTCCCGGCCCCTAAGCCTTCCCCCGTCCTCCGTCCTCCGTCCCCCGTCTCCCGTCTTCCGTCCCCCGTCATTAACAGCAGCCGCCCAAGAAAAGAACTCTCGGGCGGTTTTTGCTTCCATTTCTTGACTTCTTTTCCGAACGCGGGTAAACTACATCCGTTTCAGCAACTACAAGGACAAACAATGTATGAAATCGACGAAATAGACCTGAAAATTGTCAATTTGCTCATCGAAGATGGGCGAAAACCCGCCGCGCAGATCGCCCGGCGGATCGGCGACGTCTCTGAGCGGGCGGTGCGCTACCGCATCGAGCGGATGATCGAGGAGGATGTCATCCGCCTCAGTGCGGTCGTCCGTCCCGAAGCGCTGGGATTGCCGATCCGCGCAGACGTCTGGCTGGAGGTCGAGTCGGACCGCATCCGCGAAGTGGCGCAGAAAATGGCCGAATACGAGAACGTCTCTTACGTGGCCTGCTCCATCGGCGAAAACGACGTCAGCATCCAGGTGGTGGCGAAGGATACGGGCGAAGTCTATCGCTTCGTGACGGAGACCATCCGCAAAGTCCCGGGCGTGAGGCGCACCACCACCTCCATCGTGCCGCTCATCCTGAAAGACGTCTATCAATGGCGCGCCCCCGAAACCGTCGTCAAGAAATGAAAAATTCACGCGGTACACGGATTACGCGGTTTCGACGGACGCTTCGCGGATGGATCAAGAAATCCGCGAAATCTCTCTTGTCCGTGTAATCCGTGTACGAAAAAACGGAGTCGATCATGAGTCTCGCTGGACCGAAAAGCCAGGAATTGCAAAAGCGGGCCCAGAAAATTCTGCCGCTCGGCGTCAACTCGAATTTCCGCTATTGGGGCGACGGCCTCACTCCCTACGTGGACAAGGCCAAGGGCGCCTATCTCTGGGACGTGGACGGCCGCCGCTTCATTGACTACCGCATGGCGTTCGGCCCCATCATCCTCGGCCACGCGTACGACGAGGTGGACGCCAAAGTGATCGAGGAGATCCAGCGCGGCTCGCTCTTCGCCATGACGGGCGAACTCGAAGTGGCGGTCGCCGAGATGATCGCAGCGATGTGTCCCGCGGTCGAGATGGTGCGGCTGGCCTGCTCAGGGACGGAAGCGACGATGCACGCCATCCGCGTGGCGCGGGCCTACACCGGCCGCGACGTCATCCTGAAATTCGAGGGCAACTATCACGGCTTCCACGACCACACCCTCTGGTCCACATACGCGCCGGCGGAGGCCATGGGCAACGCGCGCAGCCCGATTCCCATCCCGTCTTCGTCGGGCATCCCCAAGTCCATGCGCGAATTCATCATTACATTGCCGTTCAACGACGCGGATGGATTCCAACGCGCCATGCGCTCCTACGGCGGCCAGATCGCGGCGGTCATCACCGAGCCGGGACAGGGCAACTGCGGCGCGATCGACCCGCAGCCGGGCTTCCTTGAACTCATCCGCGAGGAGACCAGCCGGCACGGGGCGGTCTTCATCCTCGACGAAGTGAAGACGGGATTCCGTATCGCCAACGGCGGCGCGCAGGAGTACTATGGCATCAAGCCGGACCTCGCGACGTACGCCAAAGCCCTGGGCAACGGCTACCCCGCGGCGGCGTTCGGCGGCTCGCGCGAGATCATGTCCATCATCGGTCACGGGGTCGCGCAGGGCGGGACGTATACCAATAACAAGGCCGGCGTCGCGGCCGCGTACGCCACGTTGAAGTTGCTGCAAACGAAGCCGATCCTTAAGTCCATCGCCCAGCGCGGTAAACGTCTCATGGACGGGTTGAAGGACATCTTCGAGGATAACGACATTCCCGTTGTGTTCAGCGGCCATCCGTCCATGTTCTCCTTCGCCATCGGCGTGGACAAGCTCGCCAGCCAGCGCGACTGGGCGAAGAGCGACCGGGCCATGTACGAGGCTTTGATCGAGAAGGCCATCGGGCGCGGCGTCATGCCCGACAACGACGCCCGCGAACCATGGTTCCTGTGCTACGAACACTCCGACGCGGACGTGGACGAAACGTTGAACGTGTACGCGGAGATCGTGAAAGAAGCGAAGAAATGATTTATACGTCTTGCATTCCGCGTAGCCTGCATTCTCTAATACGGGTATTCAAACCGACGTTAGAGAACGTCTGCTGCGCGTGAGAGAGGAAATATGACCAACCTAACTTCTCAGGAAATCGTTGACCTCAGCAAGGAATATACGCTCTTCTCCTGGTCTGTGCAGGGACAGGTGAATCCGATTCCCGTCACGAAAGCGGAAGGCGTGTACTTCTGGGACGCGGACGGGAAACGCTATCTCGACTTTTCATCGCAGTTGATGAATACGAACATCGGGCATCAGCATCCAAAAGTAGTCAAAGCGATTCAAGATCAGGCGGCGAAGTTGACCTTCGTCCATCCTGGCAACGCGACCGAAGCGCGCGGTCTGCTCGGCAAGAAACTAGCGGAGGTCACGCCTGGCGATTTGAAGAAGACTTTCTTCACCCTCGGCGGCGCGGAAGCGAACGAAAATGCGATCAAGATCGCCCGCTTCTACACGGGACGACATAAGATTCTGGCGCGCTATCGTTCCTATCACGGCGCGACGCACGGCTCGATGGCGTTGACTGGCGATTACCGCCGTCTTGCCGTGGAGCCTGTCATGCCTGGCGGAGTCCACTTTTTGGACCCGTTTTGCTATCGCTGTCCGTTTGGGCAGAAGCCAGAGTCGTGTAAGCGCGAGTGTATTTCTCACTTAGAAGAAGTCATCAAGTACGAAGGACCCGACAAGATCGCCGCCATCATCATGGAAGGGGTAGTCGGCTCGAACGGACTCATCGTCCCGCCCGATGATTACTGGCCCCGCGTGCGCGAAATATGCGACAAGTACGGCATTCTGCTGATTTCGGATGAAGTGATGAGCGGATGGGGTCGCACAGGCAAATGGTTCGCCGTGGACAACTGGAACGTCGTCCCCGACATCATCACCACCGCCAAAGGCATCACCAGCGGATATGCTCCGCTCGGCGCGGTGATCGTCTCAGAGAAGATTGCCAAATTCTTCGACGACAAATATCTTTATGCGGGTCTGACGTACAGCGCGCACGCGCTTTCTTGTGCCACCGCGTTGGCAACCATCGAAGTCTACGAAGAAGACAAGCTCATCGAAAACGCTGCCTTGCTCGGAAAATATCTCGGCGAAGCGTTGGAAGACATCAAAGCGCGACACGTCTCCGTTGGCGATGTGCGTTACATCGGTCTTTTCTCCACGATTGAGTTGGTGACAAACCGTGAGACGAAAGAAAGTTTCTCACCCGCTGTCATGGCGGAGGTGGGGAAGGTACTGCGCCAAAACGGACTGTTCACCTTCATCATGGCGAACAACATGGGAAGCATGGTCTTCATCGTCCCGCCGCTGTGCATCACGCAGGAGCAACTCGATGAAGGTCTTGCGATTGTGGAGAAGGCGTTGGAAGTGACGGATAAGCAAGTCAAGTAATGTTGAAAGTGGTAGAGTAAAATAGAGTCATGAAAAAAATAAAAGACCAAGCTCCCGTTACTTACTCAGTGAATCGTCCAGCAGAAATGCCGTTTTGGAATGAAATTATTTGTGGAGATAGCGCAGTTTTGCTTAAGTCCATTCCAGCCAATAGTGTTGACTTGATTATCACTTCTCCTCCGTATTTTCAGCAGAGAGAATATGATGGTGGAGGTGTTGGGAACGAAAAGAAACCCGACGATTATATTTCTGCGCTGATGAAAATCTTTCGTGAGTGCGTCCGTGTAATCAAACCAACAGGCAGCATTGTTTTCAATGTTGGTGACAAGTATGAGGATAGTAGTTTGTTGTTAATGCCTTATAGGTTTGCTATCGCCGCAACTGAGCAATGCGGTGTGGCTCTTGTAAATAATGTAACATGGGTAAAGTCCAACCCGACCCCAAGGCAATTCAAACGCAGACTGGTAAGTAGCACAGAACCGTTCTTTCATTTTGTAAAATCCCAAGACTACAAATATTTTCTTGATGAGTTTCTCAAGCCAACCGAAGAACCAAAAACAAATGGCAATGGAACAGGTGAAAATGTAGGAAAAAAATACTTTCCGCTGATTGAGCAATCGACACTTACACCAAAACAGAAAGAAATGGCAAGAAACGCACTGGAAGAAGTCATCGAAGAAGTTCGTAATGGCGAAATTCAAGGTTTTCGTATGAAAATCAGGGGAATTCATTCAGAGCCTTTTGGCGGACAAGATGGCGGAAGAAAAATTCAATTGGACAAAAACGGATTTACTATCATCCGTATTTATGGTAACCCATTAAAGAAAGATGTTATCACTACACCTGTTGAATCGTTGAAAAACTGTCCACACCCCGCTATCTATCCAGTAAAAATTGTGGATGAGTTTATAAAACTATTGACACAAAAAGGCGAAGTTGTTCTTGACCCTTTCATGGGTTCTGGCTCAACGGCTGTGTCTGCTTTTCAAAACGAGAGAGTGTATATCGGTTTTGATATAAGCGAAGAATATTGCCTTTACGCCCAAAAACGTTTGAGTAGCGTGAAGCATCAATTGTCTTTGTGGGAGCGAAACAATGCCGCAAACGCCTAATGAATTATTGGAAACCGCTTACGAAGCGGCGAAGAAGAGGTCATTAAAAACAATTTTATCTGGCTTGCCAGATGAATACGTTGACGAATTAAGAATCATCGTAGAAAATGCTGAAACTCAAAAAGCCGTTCTGGGCGTTACATTGACTTCGCTTGTGTACAAGGTTTATCAGCCTGAACAAGATATTCGCAAACATCAGGAAGGTATGAAGGGCGGTTATTCGGGTAGAACGTTTGACACGAAATATGTCACCCCATTTTTGAAAAGCAAATTTCCTCATTTCGCAATGGCTGAAAGCGCATGGTTGACTCGTTCTTTAGAACAACCTCGCCCATACAAT harbors:
- a CDS encoding aspartate aminotransferase family protein; the encoded protein is MTNLTSQEIVDLSKEYTLFSWSVQGQVNPIPVTKAEGVYFWDADGKRYLDFSSQLMNTNIGHQHPKVVKAIQDQAAKLTFVHPGNATEARGLLGKKLAEVTPGDLKKTFFTLGGAEANENAIKIARFYTGRHKILARYRSYHGATHGSMALTGDYRRLAVEPVMPGGVHFLDPFCYRCPFGQKPESCKRECISHLEEVIKYEGPDKIAAIIMEGVVGSNGLIVPPDDYWPRVREICDKYGILLISDEVMSGWGRTGKWFAVDNWNVVPDIITTAKGITSGYAPLGAVIVSEKIAKFFDDKYLYAGLTYSAHALSCATALATIEVYEEDKLIENAALLGKYLGEALEDIKARHVSVGDVRYIGLFSTIELVTNRETKESFSPAVMAEVGKVLRQNGLFTFIMANNMGSMVFIVPPLCITQEQLDEGLAIVEKALEVTDKQVK
- a CDS encoding glutamate-1-semialdehyde aminotransferase, yielding MSLAGPKSQELQKRAQKILPLGVNSNFRYWGDGLTPYVDKAKGAYLWDVDGRRFIDYRMAFGPIILGHAYDEVDAKVIEEIQRGSLFAMTGELEVAVAEMIAAMCPAVEMVRLACSGTEATMHAIRVARAYTGRDVILKFEGNYHGFHDHTLWSTYAPAEAMGNARSPIPIPSSSGIPKSMREFIITLPFNDADGFQRAMRSYGGQIAAVITEPGQGNCGAIDPQPGFLELIREETSRHGAVFILDEVKTGFRIANGGAQEYYGIKPDLATYAKALGNGYPAAAFGGSREIMSIIGHGVAQGGTYTNNKAGVAAAYATLKLLQTKPILKSIAQRGKRLMDGLKDIFEDNDIPVVFSGHPSMFSFAIGVDKLASQRDWAKSDRAMYEALIEKAIGRGVMPDNDAREPWFLCYEHSDADVDETLNVYAEIVKEAKK
- a CDS encoding site-specific DNA-methyltransferase, with translation MKKIKDQAPVTYSVNRPAEMPFWNEIICGDSAVLLKSIPANSVDLIITSPPYFQQREYDGGGVGNEKKPDDYISALMKIFRECVRVIKPTGSIVFNVGDKYEDSSLLLMPYRFAIAATEQCGVALVNNVTWVKSNPTPRQFKRRLVSSTEPFFHFVKSQDYKYFLDEFLKPTEEPKTNGNGTGENVGKKYFPLIEQSTLTPKQKEMARNALEEVIEEVRNGEIQGFRMKIRGIHSEPFGGQDGGRKIQLDKNGFTIIRIYGNPLKKDVITTPVESLKNCPHPAIYPVKIVDEFIKLLTQKGEVVLDPFMGSGSTAVSAFQNERVYIGFDISEEYCLYAQKRLSSVKHQLSLWERNNAANA